A genomic segment from Pseudalkalibacillus berkeleyi encodes:
- a CDS encoding ATP-dependent DNA helicase: MTRQIRMSVRPLVEYVYRSGSIDNRFRSASTMTDGTIAHQKIQKTYQDTDEKEVMLKTAIEYAGLNLQIEGRCDGLLRTENGTITIDEIKSTRGELSVIEADSNPVHWAQAKFYAYIYALDHQLESINVQLTYVHVETEEKKQFVQQYSFQALKDFVMDVIGKFEPYATLLLDKKEKRNESIQQLDFPFGAYRAGQRKFAGTVYKSIADQQDLFANAPTGTGKTISTIFPAVKAMGEGHLERMFYLTAKTITRTAAEDTLRLMKEKGLELSSVTITAKDKVCFKEKTICQKEYCEYADGYYDRLNGGILDILAHETLMDRQTIEVYAHKHKLCPFEFSLDLAYTADAMIGDYNYIFDPRISLKRLLEEQKKQTALLVDEAHNLVDRARNMFSAELFKSVFLQLKRSFKEANPGIYETAKSINEELLAIKKRCGDKRSSVAEELPEDFIVLLDTFVSEAEKELIEQKTGEEQEELLEAYFSAKNFVRIAELYDERYVTFVEYERSEVKLKLFCIDPSHLLQQFGKGYRSKVYFSATLSPISYFKDMLGAKEEDYVVSIPSPFAKENADVFIQPLSTRYRDRDRSVQPILSMLKNLIQTRPGNYLTFFPSYAYMNLVLDGLEEEGDFDCRLLIQNNSMDEAEREEFLAQFEEGKDESLLGFAVMGGIFSEGIDLKGDRLNGVVVVGVGLPQLNDERNIIKDYFTKNEKNGYDYAYVYPGMNKVLQAGGRLIRTEEDYGTIVLVDDRFLTPKYQQLIPPEWMDFKVIR, from the coding sequence ATGACTAGACAAATCCGCATGTCAGTACGGCCGTTGGTAGAGTATGTATACCGGAGTGGGAGCATCGATAATCGCTTTCGTTCTGCGAGCACGATGACGGACGGAACGATTGCACATCAAAAAATTCAGAAGACCTATCAAGACACAGATGAGAAAGAGGTCATGCTAAAAACAGCCATTGAGTATGCTGGCCTCAATCTCCAAATAGAAGGTCGGTGCGATGGCCTATTAAGAACGGAAAATGGCACGATCACAATAGATGAAATCAAATCGACACGTGGCGAATTGTCCGTTATTGAAGCGGATTCCAATCCTGTCCACTGGGCACAGGCGAAATTTTACGCGTACATTTATGCACTTGATCATCAATTAGAATCAATAAACGTCCAGCTAACCTATGTCCATGTGGAGACGGAAGAGAAAAAGCAATTCGTGCAGCAATACTCTTTTCAAGCGTTAAAAGATTTTGTTATGGATGTCATTGGCAAGTTTGAACCTTATGCAACACTCCTATTAGATAAAAAAGAAAAACGGAATGAGAGCATCCAACAGCTAGACTTTCCTTTTGGTGCTTATCGCGCAGGACAGCGGAAGTTTGCGGGTACGGTTTACAAATCGATTGCTGATCAGCAGGACTTGTTTGCGAATGCACCGACTGGAACAGGTAAAACAATTTCGACGATTTTTCCAGCGGTTAAAGCGATGGGTGAAGGGCACCTTGAGCGTATGTTTTATTTAACAGCAAAAACGATTACACGAACAGCAGCAGAAGACACCTTAAGGCTCATGAAAGAAAAAGGACTTGAGCTAAGTTCTGTCACAATTACAGCCAAAGATAAAGTCTGTTTCAAGGAGAAGACGATCTGTCAGAAAGAGTATTGCGAGTACGCAGATGGTTATTATGACCGGCTGAACGGTGGGATTCTCGATATCCTCGCCCACGAAACGTTGATGGACCGCCAGACAATTGAAGTATACGCTCATAAACATAAGTTGTGCCCCTTTGAATTTTCGCTTGATCTCGCGTACACTGCTGACGCAATGATTGGTGATTATAATTACATATTCGATCCGCGCATCTCTTTAAAGCGTTTGTTAGAGGAGCAGAAGAAGCAAACAGCCTTACTCGTAGATGAAGCCCACAACCTTGTTGACCGTGCTAGAAATATGTTTTCTGCAGAGCTGTTTAAGTCCGTCTTTCTACAGTTGAAGCGATCATTTAAAGAAGCGAATCCCGGAATCTACGAAACTGCCAAATCGATTAATGAAGAGCTACTTGCAATAAAAAAACGCTGTGGCGACAAGCGTTCCAGTGTGGCTGAGGAACTCCCAGAAGATTTTATCGTTCTCCTGGATACGTTTGTGTCAGAAGCGGAAAAAGAGCTTATCGAACAAAAGACAGGTGAAGAGCAAGAAGAGCTGCTGGAAGCATATTTTTCTGCGAAAAATTTCGTCCGAATCGCGGAGCTTTACGATGAACGGTACGTGACTTTCGTTGAATATGAAAGAAGCGAAGTGAAGCTGAAGCTTTTTTGCATAGACCCCTCACATTTGCTACAGCAGTTCGGCAAAGGTTATCGTTCAAAGGTTTATTTCTCAGCGACATTATCACCCATTTCTTATTTCAAAGATATGCTAGGGGCGAAAGAAGAGGACTATGTGGTTTCGATCCCTTCCCCATTCGCAAAAGAAAATGCAGACGTGTTCATCCAACCGCTGTCCACTAGGTATAGAGATCGAGACCGTTCCGTGCAACCCATTTTATCAATGTTGAAGAATTTAATTCAAACTCGGCCAGGGAATTACCTCACCTTTTTCCCGTCCTATGCGTATATGAATCTCGTTTTGGATGGACTTGAAGAAGAAGGGGACTTCGATTGTCGCTTGCTCATTCAAAATAACAGCATGGACGAAGCGGAGAGGGAGGAATTTCTTGCTCAGTTTGAAGAGGGAAAAGATGAGTCTTTACTCGGTTTTGCCGTCATGGGCGGGATATTTTCAGAAGGTATAGACCTGAAAGGTGACCGGCTGAATGGTGTGGTAGTAGTCGGTGTTGGTCTACCTCAGTTGAATGATGAGCGAAACATTATTAAGGACTATTTCACGAAAAATGAAAAGAACGGCTATGACTACGCATATGTGTATCCTGGAATGAACAAGGTTCTTCAGGCTGGTGGACGTCTAATCCGTACAGAAGAGGATTACGGGACGATTGTGCTCGTGGATGATCGATTCCTCACACCGAAATACCAACAGCTCATTCCTCCAGAATGGATGGATTTTAAAGTGATTCGATAG
- a CDS encoding alanine/glycine:cation symporter family protein: MDLFTWLETWVGHISNFLWTYILAALLISAGIFLTIRLRFFQFRFFGHVLNQTIGQIFKKRKHEGTITPFQAFTSALASTAGATNIVGVPVAIALGGPGALFWMWLVALIGMATKYSEIMLGVKYREKSKNGTWVGGPQYYIKKALGWDKVAAAFAFFLMIEAIPSLMVQSNSITTQVEGAFGWPTEITGIIMCVLVALVVFGGIKRIAKVTDKLVPFMVLTYLTGALVVIFINVDALPNVFGLIFSSAFTPISATGGFAGAGLAQALRWGIARGLYSNEAGLGTAPITHAAAQTDHPARQGLWGIFSVFVDTIVICTVSGLAVLVTGTWTEVEPSNASNMIGTAFGTVMGDSVGGSFIAIFLLFFVITTVGVLIFFGEKQAEYLFGLKFSKWMRFIYIGAIYVGAIGGLQFVWQFLDLLLAFVLVCNVIPLLFLHKEIRAMTDDYIERIYRNKEGKSSIELFSDQDVG, translated from the coding sequence GTGGATCTTTTTACATGGTTAGAAACTTGGGTTGGTCATATTTCAAATTTTTTATGGACATACATTTTGGCTGCGTTACTTATTTCAGCCGGCATATTCCTTACAATCAGACTTAGATTCTTTCAATTTCGCTTTTTCGGACATGTCTTGAATCAAACAATCGGACAGATTTTCAAGAAAAGAAAGCACGAAGGTACAATTACTCCATTCCAAGCCTTCACCTCAGCTCTGGCTTCAACAGCTGGTGCAACAAACATCGTAGGTGTTCCTGTTGCTATAGCCTTAGGAGGTCCGGGTGCTTTATTTTGGATGTGGCTTGTTGCATTGATCGGAATGGCAACCAAATACTCTGAAATTATGCTTGGCGTAAAGTATAGGGAGAAAAGTAAAAATGGGACATGGGTCGGAGGACCACAATATTATATCAAGAAAGCACTTGGTTGGGATAAGGTAGCTGCAGCATTTGCGTTCTTCCTAATGATTGAAGCCATCCCTAGTTTAATGGTTCAGTCTAACTCAATTACAACACAAGTCGAAGGCGCTTTTGGCTGGCCTACTGAAATCACGGGCATCATCATGTGCGTACTCGTCGCTCTCGTTGTCTTTGGCGGTATTAAAAGAATTGCAAAAGTAACAGACAAGCTTGTCCCATTCATGGTACTTACATACTTAACTGGTGCTTTAGTTGTTATTTTTATAAATGTTGATGCACTTCCAAATGTATTTGGCTTAATCTTTTCATCTGCATTTACACCTATTTCCGCAACGGGGGGATTTGCCGGTGCAGGCCTAGCACAAGCTCTACGATGGGGAATTGCACGCGGCCTTTACTCAAACGAAGCTGGATTAGGAACTGCACCTATCACACATGCTGCTGCCCAGACTGATCATCCAGCAAGACAAGGACTATGGGGTATCTTCAGCGTATTCGTTGATACAATCGTCATCTGTACTGTGTCGGGTCTTGCCGTCTTGGTAACGGGCACTTGGACTGAAGTTGAACCAAGCAATGCTTCAAATATGATCGGAACTGCGTTTGGAACTGTGATGGGTGATTCTGTAGGAGGTAGCTTTATTGCAATCTTTCTATTATTCTTCGTCATTACTACAGTAGGCGTCCTGATCTTCTTTGGTGAAAAACAGGCTGAATATTTATTTGGGCTGAAATTTTCAAAATGGATGAGATTCATCTATATTGGAGCAATCTATGTCGGCGCAATAGGCGGCTTACAGTTCGTCTGGCAGTTCCTTGATCTGTTACTCGCATTTGTACTCGTCTGCAACGTCATCCCTCTACTATTCTTACACAAAGAAATACGGGCGATGACCGACGATTACATTGAGCGAATCTATCGCAATAAAGAAGGAAAGTCATCTATCGAACTATTCTCCGATCAGGATGTAGGTTGA